A DNA window from Bacillus oleivorans contains the following coding sequences:
- a CDS encoding alpha/beta-type small acid-soluble spore protein — protein sequence MPRRNALLVPGVEQYLESIKYEIAQEFGVQLGSDSVSRANGSVGGEITKRLVKQAQAQLNNDPNQ from the coding sequence ATGCCAAGAAGAAATGCTTTATTAGTACCAGGAGTGGAACAATATCTCGAAAGCATTAAATATGAAATTGCACAAGAGTTTGGAGTCCAGCTAGGTTCGGATTCTGTTTCCCGTGCAAATGGATCAGTTGGTGGAGAAATTACTAAGCGCCTTGTAAAACAGGCACAGGCACAATTAAATAATGACCCTAATCAATAA
- a CDS encoding anti-sigma-I factor RsgI family protein has product MGKGIIMEIQDQQLIVLSNDGQFLTTRKKDHVHYRLGEEIIIDSVQMKTKAKTFIFSPPSKVWISAAAAMVLLLASFLFNIGLSEQKVYAYVTVDINPSFELSLDDELKIIEIVPLNKDAKNVLAELTDWKDQPFYTVTALLVETSKEEGYLSSEQTVILSTVLVNENEEEELEEEMEHIQSEIKKEDVEVKWFEGTEEDRKEAKTAGISTGKLIETRNENKTIETNKNKEKTPKDVDKSKNQDRSEDVKRGNSSKVEKGSKPNKSNDQTGPSNSQKNEKEKGQDNKNSNNDTDVNEEEDLEKEKSDAANQKKKENIGNNENGNNGQDENGGSNEESGSNGKNENGESNGKSGSNSQNENGGNTGENGNNKENNGN; this is encoded by the coding sequence ATGGGTAAAGGAATCATTATGGAAATTCAAGACCAGCAGTTAATTGTGTTATCAAACGATGGTCAATTTTTAACCACTCGTAAAAAGGATCATGTCCATTACCGATTGGGTGAAGAAATTATCATTGATTCTGTCCAGATGAAAACCAAAGCTAAAACGTTTATCTTTTCTCCTCCTTCTAAAGTCTGGATTTCTGCAGCTGCCGCAATGGTTTTATTGCTAGCTTCATTTCTATTTAATATTGGATTATCTGAGCAAAAGGTATATGCCTATGTCACGGTTGATATAAATCCAAGTTTTGAGTTATCGCTAGATGATGAGCTGAAAATAATCGAAATTGTACCACTCAATAAAGATGCAAAAAATGTCTTAGCTGAGCTGACGGATTGGAAAGACCAGCCCTTTTATACAGTAACCGCATTATTAGTCGAGACGAGCAAAGAAGAAGGGTATTTATCTTCTGAACAAACAGTTATTCTTTCCACTGTACTTGTTAATGAAAATGAAGAAGAAGAATTAGAAGAAGAAATGGAACATATTCAGAGTGAAATTAAGAAAGAAGATGTTGAAGTAAAATGGTTTGAAGGCACAGAGGAAGATCGAAAAGAGGCAAAAACTGCTGGGATATCAACTGGTAAGTTAATTGAAACGAGAAATGAAAATAAAACAATCGAAACAAATAAAAATAAAGAAAAAACACCTAAAGACGTAGACAAATCAAAAAATCAAGATCGGTCAGAAGATGTTAAGAGGGGTAACTCTTCTAAAGTAGAAAAAGGGTCTAAGCCTAACAAATCAAATGACCAAACTGGACCATCTAACTCCCAAAAAAATGAAAAAGAAAAGGGACAGGATAACAAAAATTCAAATAATGACACAGATGTAAACGAGGAAGAGGATCTGGAAAAAGAAAAATCTGATGCTGCAAATCAAAAAAAGAAAGAAAATATCGGAAATAACGAGAACGGAAATAATGGCCAAGATGAAAATGGGGGAAGTAACGAGGAGAGCGGAAGTAATGGCAAAAACGAAAATGGGGAAAGTAACGGGAAAAGCGGGAGTAATAGCCAAAATGAGAATGGGGGAAATACCGGAGAGAACGGAAATAATAAAGAAAATAACGGAAATTAG
- the sigI gene encoding RNA polymerase sigma-I factor produces the protein MLKLFTKRKSIKIEEIVDSIQNGEEHLRDELLETYQPFIKKAVSKVCKRYVTESDDEFSIGLIAFNHAIDQYTVEKGSSFLPFANVIIQRRVIDYIRKQNKIPMISMDDDESEEEQSQSSILSSISIKEYEKQNESKQRRIEILAFSNLLQEYDLSFQDLVEQTPKHQDARANAIMVAKVLSQNKWLLDEFLGNKKLPVKELTKIVSVSRKTIERNRKYIIGMTLILTGDFPFLKEYMKEALSDG, from the coding sequence ATGCTGAAATTGTTTACGAAACGAAAAAGTATAAAAATAGAGGAAATCGTAGACTCCATACAAAACGGCGAAGAACATTTAAGAGACGAGTTGTTAGAAACTTATCAGCCTTTTATTAAGAAAGCGGTTTCAAAAGTGTGCAAGCGTTATGTAACGGAATCTGATGACGAATTCAGCATTGGTCTCATCGCCTTTAATCACGCGATTGATCAATATACAGTTGAAAAAGGTTCTTCATTTCTGCCCTTTGCCAATGTCATTATACAGCGCAGAGTAATCGATTATATTCGAAAGCAAAATAAGATCCCGATGATTAGCATGGATGATGACGAATCAGAAGAAGAACAATCACAGTCTTCTATTCTATCGTCTATTTCTATAAAAGAATACGAGAAACAAAATGAATCGAAGCAAAGAAGGATAGAGATTTTAGCGTTTTCGAACCTCTTGCAGGAATATGATTTGTCCTTTCAAGATCTAGTCGAACAAACACCAAAGCACCAGGATGCAAGAGCAAATGCAATCATGGTAGCTAAGGTTCTATCCCAAAATAAATGGCTCCTTGATGAGTTTCTTGGAAATAAAAAGTTACCTGTTAAAGAACTGACGAAAATAGTCAGTGTGAGCCGTAAAACCATTGAAAGGAACCGGAAATACATTATTGGAATGACCTTAATTCTAACCGGCGATTTCCCGTTTCTAAAGGAATATATGAAGGAGGCGTTGAGCGATGGGTAA
- a CDS encoding DUF5667 domain-containing protein, with protein sequence MDWKKYFKQTSAAMVAGTLIFSSSAALANEETVSLNEVNQEDQVTTVDPGLTPDNFFYFLDSFFENISLLLTFDDQEKVQKYAEYASEKIAEAEELFNAGEEELALETLNDALEYMSQSEEDAANEDETDENAEEQENNEETEGAEEEGTEGTEEASDDTEGTEEEAADDDVTEEEGTEEATEEESEETSEDKVLQVTLDDIKTQNIIALSHALEKVKNPVARAALERNIEKSYAKILKKLEKLGIEVELVEEEEAEEETANTEETAEDTNVTEEATEENNEETSEDTETIVEEETTEETVVEEEDELPVVKEAKEEKQAAKEEKKAAKEEAKQEKKEEQKQGKENGKSNGNGQGNGQGQGNAKGNGQGKGPNN encoded by the coding sequence ATGGATTGGAAGAAATATTTCAAGCAAACTTCTGCTGCAATGGTTGCAGGAACATTAATTTTTTCTAGCTCAGCTGCTTTAGCAAATGAAGAAACTGTATCACTCAATGAAGTAAATCAGGAAGATCAGGTAACTACAGTTGACCCTGGATTAACTCCAGATAATTTCTTCTATTTTCTGGACTCATTTTTTGAAAATATTTCGCTTTTACTAACATTCGATGACCAAGAAAAAGTTCAAAAGTATGCTGAATACGCTTCAGAAAAAATTGCCGAGGCTGAAGAATTATTTAATGCTGGCGAAGAAGAATTGGCTTTAGAAACGTTAAATGATGCTTTAGAATATATGTCTCAATCTGAAGAAGATGCTGCTAATGAAGATGAGACAGATGAAAACGCTGAAGAGCAAGAAAACAACGAAGAAACTGAAGGTGCCGAAGAAGAAGGTACTGAAGGTACTGAAGAAGCTTCCGATGATACAGAAGGTACAGAAGAAGAGGCTGCTGACGATGATGTAACAGAAGAAGAAGGCACTGAAGAAGCAACAGAGGAAGAATCTGAAGAAACTTCAGAAGATAAAGTACTACAAGTTACTCTTGACGATATTAAGACGCAAAATATTATAGCACTTTCACATGCACTTGAAAAAGTGAAAAACCCAGTAGCCCGTGCAGCTCTTGAAAGAAATATTGAAAAATCCTATGCAAAAATTCTTAAGAAGCTTGAAAAGCTTGGAATAGAAGTTGAACTTGTTGAGGAAGAAGAAGCTGAAGAAGAAACGGCAAATACTGAAGAAACAGCCGAGGATACAAACGTAACTGAAGAAGCAACAGAAGAAAATAATGAAGAAACATCTGAAGATACAGAAACTATTGTAGAAGAAGAGACAACAGAAGAAACAGTTGTTGAAGAAGAAGATGAATTACCAGTTGTAAAAGAAGCAAAAGAAGAGAAACAAGCAGCTAAAGAAGAAAAGAAAGCTGCTAAAGAAGAAGCTAAACAAGAAAAGAAAGAAGAACAAAAGCAAGGTAAAGAAAATGGTAAATCAAATGGTAATGGACAAGGAAATGGCCAAGGACAAGGTAACGCTAAAGGTAATGGCCAAGGAAAAGGACCTAATAACTAA
- a CDS encoding transcriptional regulator, which translates to MLKFEEKLEGWLQENISNEKNHRRREILEKGLGHGTYEFLRLVWFPAVGNFDYLYPEWEVRDFNNGYRYLDLAYMPKGAKGGIEIQGYGPHARDLDVRRFKDLCWRHSLLALDGWTFLPVAYLSIIDEPKRCQQLILSFIGKFVSMDVSSQLTWTEAESVRYARRMLRPFAPLELANHLRTSDRHTRRILHKLVDLQILTVANGKERARTYMLR; encoded by the coding sequence ATGCTGAAATTTGAGGAAAAGTTGGAAGGGTGGCTCCAAGAAAATATTTCAAACGAGAAAAATCACAGAAGGCGTGAAATTCTCGAAAAAGGATTGGGTCACGGGACTTATGAATTCCTTCGCCTGGTCTGGTTTCCAGCTGTAGGAAATTTTGATTATCTGTATCCCGAATGGGAAGTGCGAGATTTTAACAATGGCTACCGCTATCTAGATCTTGCCTATATGCCAAAAGGAGCGAAAGGGGGAATCGAAATTCAAGGGTATGGTCCCCATGCTAGAGATCTTGATGTAAGAAGATTTAAGGATTTATGCTGGCGCCACTCTTTGCTGGCACTGGATGGATGGACCTTCTTACCTGTGGCCTATTTATCCATTATCGATGAACCCAAGAGATGTCAGCAACTTATTCTGTCTTTCATAGGTAAATTTGTCTCAATGGATGTATCCTCTCAATTAACTTGGACCGAAGCAGAGTCAGTGCGATATGCCCGACGTATGCTTCGTCCTTTTGCTCCTCTTGAGTTAGCGAATCATCTTAGAACGAGCGACCGTCATACTAGACGTATTTTGCATAAATTAGTTGATCTACAAATACTAACTGTTGCTAATGGAAAAGAGCGAGCAAGGACCTATATGCTCAGATAA
- a CDS encoding efflux RND transporter permease subunit codes for MNISKFSVNRPIFTLVTMLLILILGGVSVLRIPLKLIPDLNPPIAVVVANYPGAGPQEVLEKVTKPLESSLTTLPGIQSIQSTSQEGSNLILLEFSWSTSIDDVQNDVIMRINQTSLPEEAEPRFMKFDPSQFPIIQFSLKGKEGKHPDLNRLANDLKIDLERVNGVANVSISGMTTDDIIVTLNQDRLREYNLTQDDIVSVLRANDISLPGDPVVTNDQQLTTRIISQLQSVTDISNLVIRTNPVTGGKILLSDVAAIEEKARNQSAITRADGQPAVLISVLQESDANTANVSTAFQLALQDVLERDQYKDLEVNILFDQGDYIQLAIGNITNSLLIGGALAMLVLFLFLRNLKSPIIIGIAIPYSVILTFVLMYFADFTLNIMTMGALALGIGMLVDNSIVVIENINRHLGMGKSPKTAALDGAKEMASAITASTLTTVVVFLPVVFITGIIGEIFTEFALTISFSLLGSLLVALTVVPMIASKWLKKPNAVNEEKRQQSLLIKGIEKSVIWSLHHRFIILLLTLIILAGSVFGLTKVGTQFLPSTDEGYFSMNIELENGVSLAETQNVVSALEEQLKQQEAVDIYVSMIGTTQETSFSGAVETNRAEIYVKMKDAPERKITTLEFIDEIRSEAEETARTENNTAEVRFFTQSAAGTNPQTLSFIVRDAQEDRLFDTVQKIEDAVEKLEHVTDVTTDLDDTVEEIQIKVDREQALSHGLLPAQVATVVSNVTRGIQATQIVEEDGEVTGVFVEYAEAERNSINALGKLLIRTPAGSYVTLDQITEITTGEGPSAIQRAEQELAVQFTVKYSTETNLGDFSSEVDQTILDLNLPNETTIEYSGDRELLEDAMFDMALALVLAVIFVYLVMAAQFESLKTPFVIMFTVPLMVIGVSLGLIVTNTPISVTVIIGVIVLAGIVVNNAIVIVDFINQRKLLGLDTYEAIVESVKVRIRPILMTAITTILGLVPLAIGIGEGTELNQPMGITVIGGLISSTFLTLIIIPVVYSLFDRTTRSMKRYHKKKNREKQFLQYVSDSEEDLKEESETEKVIKLLEESLEKLKRST; via the coding sequence TTGAATATAAGCAAGTTTTCTGTTAATAGGCCCATCTTTACACTTGTTACGATGCTTTTAATCCTGATTTTAGGAGGGGTTTCCGTATTGAGAATCCCTCTTAAGCTAATCCCTGATTTAAATCCTCCAATTGCAGTAGTTGTTGCTAATTATCCTGGAGCGGGACCACAGGAAGTATTGGAAAAGGTCACAAAGCCGCTGGAATCAAGCCTGACAACACTTCCAGGGATCCAATCGATACAGTCAACCTCTCAAGAAGGCTCAAACCTTATTCTTTTAGAATTTTCATGGTCTACTTCTATAGATGATGTCCAGAATGATGTCATAATGAGAATCAATCAAACGTCTCTACCTGAAGAAGCAGAGCCAAGATTTATGAAATTTGATCCTTCCCAGTTCCCTATTATTCAATTTTCTCTAAAAGGGAAAGAGGGGAAGCATCCTGATCTTAATCGTTTAGCCAATGATTTGAAAATAGATTTGGAAAGAGTCAATGGTGTCGCCAATGTAAGTATTTCAGGAATGACCACAGATGATATTATCGTAACGTTAAATCAAGACAGATTGCGCGAATATAACTTAACGCAAGATGATATTGTCTCTGTGTTAAGAGCGAATGATATTTCTTTGCCCGGTGACCCAGTTGTTACAAATGATCAGCAGCTGACAACCCGAATTATCAGCCAGCTGCAATCAGTTACTGATATTTCAAATTTAGTGATTAGGACGAACCCTGTAACCGGGGGGAAAATCCTATTAAGCGATGTAGCTGCAATTGAGGAAAAGGCAAGAAATCAAAGTGCAATTACTCGTGCTGATGGCCAGCCAGCTGTTTTGATCAGCGTCTTACAGGAATCAGATGCGAATACGGCCAATGTATCTACAGCATTTCAACTGGCCCTTCAAGACGTCTTGGAACGGGATCAGTATAAAGATTTAGAAGTTAATATTTTATTTGACCAAGGAGATTACATCCAATTGGCAATTGGGAACATTACAAACTCCCTATTAATTGGCGGAGCACTAGCCATGCTTGTCTTGTTCCTGTTTTTGAGGAATCTCAAAAGCCCAATTATTATTGGAATTGCAATTCCTTACTCAGTGATTTTGACATTTGTGCTGATGTATTTTGCTGATTTCACTTTAAATATAATGACGATGGGTGCTCTTGCATTAGGGATTGGAATGCTGGTCGATAATTCAATCGTCGTCATTGAAAATATTAATCGTCATTTAGGAATGGGGAAATCACCAAAAACAGCTGCTTTAGATGGAGCTAAAGAGATGGCATCGGCTATAACAGCCTCTACCTTAACAACGGTTGTCGTATTTTTACCTGTTGTCTTTATTACAGGGATTATTGGCGAGATTTTCACAGAATTTGCATTAACGATTTCTTTTAGCCTGCTAGGCTCACTTTTGGTCGCACTAACAGTTGTTCCAATGATTGCTAGTAAGTGGTTAAAAAAACCTAATGCGGTCAATGAAGAAAAACGGCAGCAGTCACTATTAATAAAAGGAATAGAAAAAAGTGTGATTTGGTCCTTGCACCACCGTTTTATTATTCTATTGCTTACTTTAATTATTTTAGCAGGAAGTGTCTTTGGCCTAACTAAAGTTGGGACTCAATTTTTACCGAGTACGGATGAAGGCTATTTTAGCATGAATATAGAGCTTGAAAATGGAGTATCCCTTGCTGAAACGCAAAATGTAGTCAGTGCATTGGAGGAACAGCTAAAACAGCAGGAAGCAGTAGATATTTACGTAAGTATGATTGGAACTACCCAGGAAACTTCCTTTAGCGGAGCGGTCGAAACCAATCGTGCTGAAATTTACGTAAAAATGAAGGATGCGCCAGAAAGAAAAATAACAACATTAGAATTTATAGATGAGATTAGATCAGAAGCGGAAGAAACAGCTCGAACCGAAAATAATACAGCTGAAGTGAGATTCTTTACTCAGTCAGCAGCAGGGACTAATCCTCAAACATTAAGTTTTATTGTAAGAGATGCTCAAGAAGACAGACTATTTGATACTGTACAGAAAATAGAAGATGCAGTAGAAAAGCTGGAACATGTAACAGATGTAACAACAGATTTAGATGATACAGTAGAAGAAATTCAAATTAAAGTGGATCGGGAACAAGCTTTATCTCATGGATTGCTGCCTGCTCAGGTTGCAACAGTAGTAAGTAACGTAACACGTGGGATTCAAGCCACTCAGATTGTAGAAGAAGATGGAGAAGTCACAGGTGTTTTTGTTGAATATGCAGAGGCCGAGAGAAATAGTATAAATGCTTTAGGTAAATTATTGATTCGAACACCTGCTGGATCCTATGTTACACTTGATCAAATTACAGAAATAACAACAGGTGAGGGTCCGTCTGCGATTCAACGGGCTGAACAAGAATTAGCAGTGCAATTTACAGTCAAATACTCCACTGAAACAAACTTAGGTGATTTCTCAAGCGAAGTCGATCAAACGATTCTAGACTTGAACCTGCCAAATGAAACCACCATCGAATACTCCGGTGATCGGGAACTTCTAGAGGATGCTATGTTCGACATGGCTTTAGCTCTAGTTTTAGCAGTAATTTTTGTTTATTTAGTGATGGCTGCTCAATTTGAATCATTGAAAACTCCATTTGTCATTATGTTTACGGTGCCATTGATGGTGATAGGTGTTAGCCTTGGATTGATTGTAACCAATACGCCGATAAGTGTTACGGTTATAATTGGGGTTATTGTTTTGGCAGGAATTGTTGTTAACAATGCGATCGTTATTGTAGATTTCATCAATCAAAGGAAGCTTTTAGGATTAGATACCTATGAGGCGATCGTTGAATCTGTTAAGGTTCGAATACGTCCGATCCTGATGACTGCGATTACCACCATTTTAGGTCTTGTTCCACTGGCAATCGGAATTGGTGAAGGTACCGAATTGAACCAGCCTATGGGAATAACGGTAATCGGAGGGCTCATTTCTAGTACATTTTTAACACTTATCATTATCCCTGTTGTTTATAGCTTATTTGATCGTACGACTCGATCGATGAAACGGTACCATAAGAAAAAGAATAGAGAGAAACAGTTTCTGCAATATGTTTCAGATAGCGAAGAAGACTTAAAAGAAGAAAGTGAAACGGAAAAGGTAATAAAGCTGCTGGAAGAAAGCCTTGAAAAATTAAAGAGATCAACTTAA
- a CDS encoding peptide chain release factor 3, with translation MKKLQEEVLSRRTFAIISHPDAGKTTLTEKLLLFGGAIREAGTVKAKKTGKYATSDWMEIEKQRGISVTSSVLQFEYNDIKVNILDTPGHQDFSEDTYRTLMAVDSAVMIIDAAKGIEEQTLKLFKVCSMRGIPIFTFINKLDRQGRPPLELLSELEEVLGIQSYPMNWPIGMGQDFMGIYDRYHSRVELFKTKEYTKLPLNEDGQLQESHEIEESPVYQQALEEIELLNEAGNPFSKEAIDQGQLTPVFFGSALNLFGVQTFLETYLQFAPPPKGRNSTSGVVDPLSQDFSGFIFKIQANMNPAHRDRIAFIRICSGQFERGMSVTLARTGKNIKLSQSTQFLADDRTTVNEAVAGDIIGLYDTGTYQIGDTLVGGKNTFEFERLPQFTPELFVKVTAKNALKQKHFHKGMQQLVQEGAIQLFKTARTDEYILGAVGQLQFEVFEHRLKNEYNVDILMEPMGSKIARWVDADKVDEKLSSQRSMLVKDRYSRFVFLFENDFALRWFQEKNPAISLYQPMEDRS, from the coding sequence ATGAAAAAATTACAGGAAGAGGTTCTTTCGAGAAGAACCTTTGCCATTATATCCCACCCGGATGCCGGAAAAACCACGTTAACAGAAAAGCTGTTATTATTCGGCGGTGCCATTAGGGAAGCGGGAACAGTTAAAGCGAAGAAAACAGGGAAATATGCAACGAGTGACTGGATGGAAATTGAAAAACAAAGAGGAATTTCAGTAACTTCGAGTGTTCTTCAATTTGAGTACAATGATATTAAAGTGAATATTTTAGATACGCCAGGGCACCAAGACTTTAGTGAGGACACGTACCGGACATTAATGGCGGTAGACAGTGCTGTCATGATCATTGATGCAGCTAAAGGGATTGAGGAACAAACATTAAAGCTATTTAAAGTATGTTCGATGCGCGGAATCCCGATTTTTACCTTTATTAATAAATTAGACCGGCAAGGGAGACCGCCGCTTGAACTTTTATCTGAATTAGAAGAAGTATTGGGAATTCAGTCTTATCCGATGAACTGGCCAATCGGCATGGGTCAGGATTTCATGGGAATCTATGATCGGTACCACAGCCGAGTCGAATTATTTAAAACGAAAGAATATACAAAACTTCCATTAAATGAAGATGGGCAGCTGCAGGAATCTCATGAAATTGAAGAATCACCGGTTTACCAGCAAGCGTTAGAAGAAATTGAGCTCCTAAATGAAGCGGGGAACCCTTTTTCTAAAGAAGCCATTGATCAAGGCCAATTAACACCAGTCTTTTTTGGGAGTGCACTTAATTTATTTGGTGTTCAAACCTTCTTAGAAACGTACCTTCAATTTGCGCCGCCGCCAAAGGGAAGAAATTCCACATCAGGTGTAGTTGATCCATTATCTCAAGATTTTTCAGGGTTTATCTTCAAAATTCAGGCAAATATGAATCCAGCGCATCGTGACCGGATTGCTTTTATACGGATTTGCTCTGGCCAATTTGAACGTGGTATGTCAGTCACTCTTGCAAGGACCGGGAAAAATATTAAACTTTCTCAATCCACTCAATTCCTTGCCGATGACCGGACAACCGTTAATGAAGCGGTCGCAGGAGATATTATTGGCTTATATGATACGGGAACCTACCAAATCGGAGACACGTTAGTTGGTGGAAAAAATACATTCGAATTTGAACGTCTGCCCCAATTTACACCAGAACTTTTCGTAAAGGTAACCGCTAAGAATGCCCTGAAACAAAAGCATTTCCATAAAGGCATGCAACAGCTCGTCCAAGAGGGAGCGATTCAGTTATTTAAAACAGCCAGAACAGATGAGTATATTTTGGGAGCCGTTGGACAGCTTCAATTTGAAGTTTTTGAACACCGATTAAAGAATGAATATAATGTGGATATCTTAATGGAACCGATGGGAAGTAAGATTGCAAGATGGGTAGACGCAGATAAGGTAGATGAAAAGCTATCGAGTCAGAGAAGTATGCTCGTGAAAGACCGATACAGCCGTTTTGTGTTTTTATTTGAAAATGATTTTGCTCTTCGCTGGTTCCAAGAAAAAAATCCGGCCATTTCGTTATACCAGCCAATGGAAGATCGAAGTTAA
- a CDS encoding YueH family protein, with the protein MKIRKTMIEEKEYKIFLYENKKEYFFLAAVPELAWSGIVQYEDSLEDLKQNLLETLHSNFSQENVELLARRIYQWTREM; encoded by the coding sequence ATGAAAATAAGAAAAACCATGATAGAAGAAAAGGAATATAAAATTTTTTTATATGAAAATAAAAAGGAGTATTTTTTCCTGGCAGCCGTTCCAGAATTAGCCTGGTCGGGAATCGTTCAGTATGAGGATTCATTGGAAGACCTTAAGCAGAATCTTTTAGAGACTCTCCATTCAAATTTCTCTCAAGAAAATGTTGAATTACTGGCTAGACGAATCTACCAATGGACTAGGGAGATGTAG
- a CDS encoding NupC/NupG family nucleoside CNT transporter, which translates to MQYIWGIFGIVILLLIAFLFSSAKTKIKLRTVLGGLLLQILIAFSVLKWEWGRMAFNWLTNRVNEIVDAAADGIAFLFGPLLPENGVIFAFQVLPVVIFFSALISVLYYIKVMQIFIKFIGGGLAKLLGTRKAESMSAAANIFVGQTEAPLVVRPFLNHMTASELFAVMTGGLASVAGSTLIGYSLLGVPLEYLLAASFMAAPAGLIMAKIFVPETESREEPNEYEMEIDKDSVNVIDAAARGASVGLQLALNIGAMLLAFIGLIAVINYFLGNIGELFGFEGLTLELILGYIFSPIAFVIGVPWNEAVAAGNYIGQKLILNEFVAYSNFAPEIPNLSSKAVAVISFALCGFANISSLAIILGGLGSLAPNRRDDLARMGVRSIIAGSLASLLSGAIAGMFVP; encoded by the coding sequence ATGCAATACATATGGGGAATCTTTGGTATCGTGATTCTATTATTGATTGCGTTTTTATTTTCCAGCGCGAAAACGAAAATTAAGCTTCGGACCGTCTTAGGGGGATTGCTTTTACAAATTTTAATTGCCTTCTCTGTATTAAAATGGGAATGGGGCAGGATGGCCTTTAATTGGCTGACAAATCGTGTGAATGAAATCGTTGATGCAGCGGCAGACGGGATTGCATTCTTATTTGGACCGCTCTTGCCTGAAAATGGCGTAATCTTTGCATTTCAAGTCCTTCCTGTCGTTATTTTTTTCTCTGCCTTAATATCTGTTTTATATTACATAAAGGTCATGCAGATATTTATCAAATTTATTGGCGGCGGTCTCGCTAAGCTGTTAGGTACCAGAAAAGCCGAGTCCATGTCGGCAGCTGCCAATATTTTTGTGGGACAAACAGAGGCACCCCTAGTCGTCAGGCCATTCTTAAATCATATGACCGCTTCTGAATTATTTGCAGTTATGACAGGAGGACTTGCTTCTGTTGCCGGTTCAACACTAATCGGCTACTCCTTATTAGGTGTTCCGTTAGAATATTTGCTTGCAGCCAGTTTTATGGCAGCTCCAGCTGGATTAATCATGGCCAAAATATTTGTGCCTGAAACAGAAAGCCGAGAAGAACCAAATGAATATGAAATGGAAATAGATAAAGATTCGGTTAATGTGATCGATGCTGCAGCAAGAGGAGCAAGCGTTGGCTTACAGCTTGCACTCAACATTGGGGCAATGCTGCTTGCATTTATAGGTTTAATAGCGGTTATTAATTATTTCTTAGGGAATATCGGAGAACTCTTTGGATTTGAAGGATTAACGTTAGAACTGATTTTGGGCTACATTTTTTCGCCGATTGCATTTGTAATAGGTGTTCCTTGGAATGAAGCGGTCGCAGCCGGAAACTATATCGGCCAAAAACTGATATTAAATGAATTTGTAGCCTACTCTAATTTCGCGCCTGAAATCCCTAACCTATCATCGAAGGCAGTTGCCGTTATTAGCTTCGCCTTATGCGGATTTGCCAATATTTCATCACTTGCCATTATTTTAGGCGGATTAGGAAGTTTAGCTCCTAACCGCAGGGATGATCTGGCAAGAATGGGGGTCAGGTCCATTATTGCCGGAAGTTTGGCGTCCCTGCTTAGCGGGGCAATAGCCGGTATGTTTGTACCATAA
- a CDS encoding helix-turn-helix domain-containing protein — translation MSVRIKVTLDEALKMRGNMKQKELIELIKQKTGENVRAASVSELKNNQRTSLNTRLLSLIAQALEIQDIRELLTIEWDS, via the coding sequence ATGTCCGTACGAATTAAAGTCACCTTAGATGAAGCACTCAAAATGCGTGGTAATATGAAGCAAAAGGAGCTTATCGAGCTAATTAAGCAAAAAACGGGAGAGAATGTCCGTGCTGCGAGTGTCAGTGAGCTCAAAAATAATCAAAGAACCTCTCTAAATACAAGATTATTATCCTTAATTGCTCAAGCTCTTGAGATACAAGACATTCGTGAACTGCTAACTATCGAATGGGATTCATAA